The proteins below are encoded in one region of Macrobrachium rosenbergii isolate ZJJX-2024 chromosome 29, ASM4041242v1, whole genome shotgun sequence:
- the LOC136854342 gene encoding uncharacterized protein has translation MDSGVPRDARLGRESRNKGFEHTEILAFQLPDAGSVPLSPKSAFKKLEARSQPLSSHSSFRPLDAGSGPLSPKSAFKLLEARSQPLSSHSSFRPLDAGSGPLRSKSPFQPLDVGSGPLNPKSAFQPLDAGSGPLSPESAFHPRDASSGPLSPESAFHPRDAFSGPLSPESACQPLDTSSEPLSPEPAFQPLNTSSEPLRPQSAFQPLDTSSEPLRPQSAFQPLDAGSGPLSSESAFQPLDTCSGPLSPESAF, from the exons ATGGATTCTGGCGTGCCCCGTGATGCAAGACTAGGGAGGGAGAGCCGTAACAAAGGTTTCGAACACACGGAGATTTTAG CTTTCCAGTTACCAGATGCTGGCTCTGTGCCCTTGAGCCCTAAGTCTGCTTTCAAGAAGCTGGAAGCCAGATCACAGCCCTTGAGTTCTCATTCATCTTTCCGGCCACTAGATGCTGGCTCTGGGCCCTTGAGCCCTAAGTCTGCTTTCAAGCTGCTGGAAGCCAGATCACAGCCCTTGAGTTCTCATTCATCTTTCCGGCCACTAGATGCTGGCTCTGGGCCCTTGAGGTCTAAGTCCCCTTTCCAGCCACTGGATGTTGGCTCTGGGCCCTTGAACCCTAAGTCTGCTTTCCAGCCACTGGATGCCGGCTCTGGACCCTTGAGCCCTGAGTCTGCTTTCCATCCACGAGATGCCAGCTCTGGACCCTTGAGCCCTGAGTCTGCTTTCCATCCACGGGATGCCTTCTCTGGACCCTTGAGCCCTGAGTCAGCTTGCCAGCCACTGGATACCAGCTCTGAACCCTTGAGCCCTGAGCCGGCTTTCCAGCCACTGAATACCAGCTCTGAACCCTTGAGACCTCAGTCGGCTTTCCAGCCACTGGATACCAGCTCTGAACCCTTGAGACCTCAGTCGGCTTTCCAGCCACTGGATGCCGGTTCTGGACCCTTGAGCTCTGAGTCGGCTTTCCAGCCACTGGATACCTGTTCTGGACCCTTGAGCCCAGAGTCAGCTTTCTAG